Proteins encoded within one genomic window of Phototrophicus methaneseepsis:
- a CDS encoding LiaI-LiaF-like domain-containing protein, translated as MTSRTRTTVNQRGPVLWPALLVIVGVLLLLNNFLLLGDFNVIDLWPLLLVALGLQLLLRGDIIPSAEGRTFGITRGSVQSGTLDVQAGDIDLVVGALDGPERLIAGQYALQTRPRLETAGSHAHIIMRRNQTPWISFANWELGLARNMPWEVVLGTHIGQIDWDASGIVVERALISTGLGDIRLVCPPEAMGNIEVHSILGTIQIVTPTETRTHITIRQRRFSKVHADMGRYTQAEDGSYLANSPNNSPEINLFIDSIVGDVYLI; from the coding sequence GTGACAAGCAGAACCCGCACGACAGTTAATCAACGAGGCCCCGTACTTTGGCCAGCTTTGCTGGTCATCGTCGGGGTTTTGTTGTTACTAAACAATTTCCTCTTACTTGGCGATTTCAATGTCATTGATTTATGGCCGCTCCTGCTGGTTGCCCTGGGGCTGCAGCTTTTGCTGCGCGGGGATATTATTCCAAGTGCAGAAGGCCGAACCTTCGGGATTACACGTGGCAGTGTCCAGAGTGGTACGCTCGATGTGCAAGCGGGTGATATTGATCTTGTCGTCGGGGCGCTTGATGGCCCAGAACGCCTCATTGCAGGGCAATACGCCCTCCAAACCCGCCCCAGGCTAGAAACAGCCGGGAGCCATGCGCATATCATCATGCGCCGCAATCAGACGCCCTGGATTTCATTCGCAAACTGGGAACTGGGCCTCGCGCGCAATATGCCGTGGGAAGTCGTCCTGGGGACGCATATCGGGCAGATTGATTGGGATGCTAGCGGCATTGTCGTTGAACGGGCGCTTATCAGCACTGGCCTGGGTGACATTCGCCTGGTTTGCCCGCCAGAAGCCATGGGCAATATTGAAGTGCACTCCATCCTTGGCACAATTCAGATTGTTACACCGACAGAGACCAGGACGCATATCACCATACGCCAACGACGCTTCTCTAAAGTCCATGCCGATATGGGACGATATACACAGGCAGAGGACGGCTCCTATTTAGCCAATTCTCCTAACAATTCCCCTGAAATTAACTTATTTATCGACAGCATTGTAGGCGATGTCTATCTCATCTGA
- a CDS encoding DUF4350 domain-containing protein: MSERNSVRITRGQIGQIGILIGSVSLILALVSFLWGGLNTLTIGALVVAIIALVLWAIILPEEVQALFTGRQMRQSTLAILSTAILIGIVTTAYVVVQRANIVGDMTIDERFSLSDITLDLMDAVARNTRDIQITAFYSAGDIALREVDDQYFQLFEEASQGRLHVVYIDPEEQPGLAAPYANALMSEYYVFASFVEPDGSLGDTIPVQITGLQEENIAQALSILMASGQFTVYFETGMGELDPLDNQQQGMSLLNNIMRQNGLVTNPVSLSELAATGEQMPVDASALVIAQPRRQMTSEEIAILDAYLANGGSVFIAADAMLTDDLFMAPDSEFNQYMWDHYGLRMTDMIAVDLVSSSESQLSILSAQVFANNSIGANINLEGQPETATLFHIARAVEINDEPPVQNGRIIMTSNESWGERDWAAIFQQNQFSFDSATDTPGPLTTVGWAFDEETNAKVVLVGDGDFLTNGRVQSPAGNSTLFLDAVGWMTGFTEEVTFEPRAYQTTPVIFVGGQLLDAIAFGTLVLMPGILILVAAGLWLKRTRQ, encoded by the coding sequence ATGTCTGAACGTAATTCCGTCCGCATTACACGCGGGCAAATCGGGCAAATAGGTATCCTGATAGGCAGCGTCAGCCTTATTCTGGCCCTTGTAAGCTTTTTATGGGGCGGGCTAAACACGCTGACAATTGGCGCGCTCGTCGTTGCAATCATTGCCCTGGTCTTATGGGCTATCATCCTGCCAGAAGAAGTCCAGGCTTTATTCACTGGCCGGCAAATGCGCCAGAGCACACTTGCCATTCTCAGCACGGCCATTCTCATCGGCATCGTTACAACAGCCTACGTGGTCGTCCAGAGAGCAAATATCGTCGGTGACATGACGATTGACGAGCGCTTCAGCCTCTCTGACATAACCCTGGATTTGATGGATGCAGTCGCACGAAATACCCGCGATATTCAAATCACAGCCTTCTATAGTGCCGGGGATATCGCCCTACGAGAAGTCGATGACCAGTACTTCCAGCTCTTTGAAGAAGCCAGCCAGGGACGACTGCATGTCGTCTATATTGACCCTGAAGAACAACCCGGTTTGGCAGCCCCTTATGCTAATGCGCTAATGAGTGAATATTATGTTTTCGCTTCCTTTGTGGAGCCAGATGGCAGCCTGGGAGATACAATCCCTGTTCAAATAACGGGCCTCCAAGAAGAAAACATCGCTCAGGCCTTATCAATTTTGATGGCATCCGGACAATTTACTGTTTACTTCGAAACAGGAATGGGCGAACTGGACCCGCTGGATAATCAACAGCAAGGGATGTCCTTACTGAATAACATCATGCGGCAGAATGGCCTCGTTACGAATCCGGTTAGCCTATCAGAACTAGCTGCGACCGGGGAACAAATGCCGGTTGATGCATCTGCATTGGTGATCGCCCAGCCGCGCCGCCAGATGACGAGCGAAGAAATCGCCATTCTGGATGCCTATCTGGCTAATGGCGGCAGCGTCTTCATCGCTGCTGATGCGATGCTAACGGATGATCTGTTCATGGCGCCGGATTCTGAGTTTAATCAATATATGTGGGATCATTATGGCCTACGTATGACCGACATGATCGCCGTGGATCTGGTCTCTAGCAGCGAAAGCCAGCTTAGTATCCTCAGCGCACAAGTCTTTGCTAATAACAGCATCGGGGCAAATATCAACCTGGAAGGACAGCCCGAAACGGCCACCCTGTTCCATATTGCGCGCGCCGTAGAAATTAATGATGAGCCGCCCGTCCAAAATGGCCGTATCATCATGACCAGCAACGAAAGCTGGGGCGAACGTGATTGGGCCGCGATTTTCCAACAAAACCAATTCTCGTTTGATTCCGCCACAGATACACCTGGGCCACTGACCACAGTCGGATGGGCCTTTGACGAAGAAACAAATGCGAAAGTCGTCCTCGTTGGCGATGGCGATTTCCTGACAAATGGCCGTGTGCAATCACCTGCTGGGAACAGCACCTTATTCCTGGATGCAGTCGGCTGGATGACCGGGTTCACGGAAGAGGTAACCTTTGAGCCTCGCGCCTATCAGACCACGCCTGTCATCTTCGTAGGCGGGCAGTTGTTGGATGCTATTGCCTTCGGCACTCTGGTACTCATGCCGGGGATATTGATCTTAGTCGCTGCCGGGTTATGGCTAAAACGAACACGACAATAA
- the argB gene encoding acetylglutamate kinase: MTETWVIKISGHELGDEDFLATFAQTIADLPQNVVIVHGGGKEISELQTRLGIETHFADGVRITDADSLALVEMVLCGVVNKRLVRVLLNAGVQAIGLSGVDMGMVQATKLVHPTIDMIYTGQVASLHIDPLRRFIEQGLTPVLAPICYGGAHNYNVNADHVAGALAAALHAERVVFISNVPGVLVDEVVMPQATPSEVDALIADGTIYGGMIPKVQTALHVLQDGVPSATITNLDGLRQQTGTTFIQEAVQEEQKEVEENE; this comes from the coding sequence ATGACTGAAACATGGGTAATCAAGATCAGCGGGCATGAGTTGGGTGATGAGGACTTCCTGGCAACATTTGCCCAGACCATTGCAGATTTGCCGCAGAATGTCGTCATCGTGCATGGCGGCGGCAAAGAGATCAGCGAATTACAGACGCGCCTGGGCATTGAAACACATTTTGCGGATGGCGTCCGTATCACAGATGCGGATTCCCTGGCGCTGGTGGAGATGGTGCTCTGCGGTGTCGTCAATAAGCGGCTGGTGCGGGTGCTGTTAAATGCAGGCGTGCAGGCTATTGGCCTGAGCGGTGTGGATATGGGTATGGTGCAAGCGACGAAATTGGTGCACCCCACGATTGATATGATTTACACCGGGCAGGTGGCATCGCTTCATATTGATCCGCTGCGACGATTCATCGAACAGGGTCTGACGCCTGTTCTGGCCCCAATCTGCTATGGTGGCGCACATAACTACAATGTCAATGCCGATCACGTCGCCGGGGCACTGGCGGCAGCACTCCATGCGGAGCGCGTTGTCTTCATCAGTAATGTGCCGGGTGTGCTTGTCGATGAAGTTGTGATGCCACAGGCAACGCCTTCTGAGGTGGATGCCCTGATTGCGGATGGCACCATATATGGTGGCATGATTCCCAAAGTTCAGACAGCGTTGCACGTCCTGCAAGACGGGGTGCCTAGTGCGACGATCACCAATTTAGACGGTTTGCGGCAGCAAACAGGGACGACTTTTATACAAGAAGCGGTTCAAGAAGAGCAAAAAGAGGTTGAAGAGAATGAGTGA
- the carA gene encoding glutamine-hydrolyzing carbamoyl-phosphate synthase small subunit codes for MNNAVLVLEDGRVFPGTGFGAQGVMTGELVFNTSMTGYQEILTDPSYHKQIVTMTVPHVGNTGINAEDVESRRVWVAGFVIRSLSPIVSNWRNRSNLDSYLRDQGVIGVADVATRALVRHIRSKGVMRAAIAHGYGAQNIDALIDIARNSPDMSGWNLVDDVTTAEPYNWSEHSDVQWYKHTDNAVSGPLVVAYDYGIKSNILRMMTDRGLRVTVVPAQTPAEKVLEMKPSGIFLSNGPGDPAAVDYAIDNVHNLLGKVPIFGICLGHQILALAMGGKTEKMPFGHRGGNQPVKNLLTGKVEISSHNHGFAVSADSDLGGAEVTHINLNDKTIEGIQHKGMQAFSVQYHPEASPGPHDSLYLFDEFVNAVKDPTPIEE; via the coding sequence ATGAATAACGCGGTACTGGTGCTGGAAGATGGGCGCGTATTCCCGGGGACGGGATTTGGCGCGCAAGGGGTGATGACGGGCGAACTTGTCTTTAACACCTCTATGACGGGCTATCAGGAAATTCTGACAGACCCTTCATATCATAAACAAATTGTCACTATGACGGTGCCACACGTTGGCAATACTGGCATCAATGCGGAAGATGTGGAATCCCGCAGGGTGTGGGTGGCGGGGTTCGTCATTCGTTCGTTAAGTCCCATCGTCAGTAACTGGCGTAATCGAAGCAATCTCGATAGTTATCTGCGCGATCAAGGTGTCATTGGCGTCGCTGATGTGGCGACCCGTGCCCTGGTGCGCCACATTCGCAGCAAAGGCGTCATGCGGGCGGCGATTGCGCATGGCTATGGCGCGCAGAATATCGACGCACTGATTGATATTGCGCGCAACTCACCAGATATGTCTGGCTGGAATCTTGTCGATGATGTGACGACCGCAGAGCCTTATAATTGGTCTGAGCATAGCGATGTACAGTGGTACAAGCATACGGATAACGCGGTCAGCGGGCCGCTAGTCGTCGCTTATGACTATGGCATCAAGAGTAATATCCTGCGCATGATGACAGACCGTGGTTTGCGCGTGACGGTCGTCCCGGCGCAGACCCCCGCGGAAAAAGTATTAGAGATGAAGCCGTCTGGTATCTTCCTGAGTAATGGCCCCGGCGACCCCGCAGCTGTTGATTATGCCATTGACAATGTGCATAACCTGCTCGGCAAAGTGCCTATCTTTGGCATCTGCCTGGGACACCAGATTTTGGCCTTGGCCATGGGTGGTAAGACCGAGAAGATGCCTTTTGGGCATCGTGGCGGTAACCAGCCTGTCAAGAACCTGCTGACGGGCAAAGTCGAGATTAGCTCTCACAATCATGGTTTTGCTGTTTCGGCGGATAGCGATCTTGGTGGCGCAGAAGTAACCCACATCAACCTCAATGATAAAACCATTGAAGGCATCCAACACAAAGGTATGCAGGCTTTCAGCGTGCAGTATCATCCTGAAGCTTCGCCTGGGCCGCATGACTCACTCTATCTGTTTGACGAATTCGTCAACGCGGTCAAAGACCCGACACCGATTGAAGAGTAG
- the argJ gene encoding bifunctional glutamate N-acetyltransferase/amino-acid acetyltransferase ArgJ: protein MPSPVKTTDLMNTIESVAGFHVAGVHAGLKKNGKLDFAIIASDVPCVAAGVFTQNTVKAAPVLLNMERLAASATDKRAVAINTVSANACTGEQGMQNARRMSELVAEAIDASAEQIFVMSTGVIGTQLPMQKIEQGVSLASQALGDDWQSAAAAIMTTDTRPKQAAITVETEQGSYTIAGISKGSGMIAPNMATMLCVVTTDAELSPALAQSSLGAAADVSFNRIVVDGDTSTNDMVILLANGQSDITVEGDAMSQQFQAALNEVLTSLSKQIVRDGEGVSKFISLHVEGAHSDEDALQIARTIATSPLVKTAFYGNDANWGRIIAAAGRAGVPFDPDKAALYFAVGEDAVDGKLCLFANGQVAAYSEEDATAIITQDDVTVSLDCGNGDGSCHIWTCDLSHEYVSINGDYRS from the coding sequence ATGCCTAGCCCTGTGAAAACGACGGACCTGATGAATACGATTGAATCGGTTGCTGGTTTCCATGTGGCGGGTGTGCATGCAGGCCTTAAGAAGAATGGCAAGCTGGATTTTGCTATTATCGCCAGTGATGTGCCCTGCGTTGCGGCAGGTGTCTTCACCCAGAATACTGTGAAGGCAGCGCCTGTATTGTTGAATATGGAACGTCTGGCTGCCTCCGCTACCGATAAACGCGCTGTAGCCATCAATACAGTCAGCGCTAATGCTTGTACAGGTGAGCAGGGTATGCAGAATGCACGACGCATGTCGGAGCTCGTCGCGGAGGCGATTGACGCCAGCGCAGAGCAGATTTTCGTCATGTCAACCGGTGTCATTGGCACGCAATTGCCCATGCAGAAGATTGAGCAGGGCGTTTCGCTCGCATCTCAGGCATTAGGGGACGACTGGCAAAGTGCGGCAGCAGCAATCATGACCACAGATACGCGCCCCAAACAAGCCGCTATAACAGTGGAAACAGAACAAGGCAGCTACACCATTGCGGGTATTTCAAAAGGCTCCGGTATGATCGCGCCAAATATGGCGACGATGCTGTGCGTTGTGACGACGGATGCCGAGTTATCTCCGGCACTGGCTCAGTCTTCATTGGGGGCAGCTGCAGATGTGAGCTTCAATCGGATTGTTGTGGATGGCGATACGAGCACCAACGATATGGTGATTTTGTTGGCGAACGGACAGAGTGACATCACTGTAGAGGGTGATGCGATGAGCCAGCAGTTCCAGGCGGCTCTGAACGAGGTGTTGACATCTCTTTCTAAGCAGATCGTCCGGGATGGTGAAGGCGTGAGCAAATTCATCAGCCTGCATGTGGAAGGCGCTCATAGTGATGAAGATGCTTTGCAGATTGCGCGTACGATTGCGACATCCCCGCTGGTGAAGACGGCGTTCTATGGCAATGATGCCAATTGGGGCCGTATTATCGCGGCGGCAGGCCGTGCAGGTGTTCCCTTTGATCCTGACAAAGCGGCGTTATACTTTGCGGTGGGCGAAGATGCTGTCGATGGCAAACTGTGCCTCTTCGCTAATGGGCAAGTCGCCGCCTATTCAGAAGAAGATGCAACGGCCATTATCACACAGGATGATGTGACTGTCTCCCTGGATTGCGGCAATGGTGATGGAAGCTGCCACATCTGGACCTGTGATCTGAGCCATGAATATGTGTCGATCAATGGCGATTATCGCAGTTAA
- a CDS encoding ABC transporter permease: MRATWLIFRREMGQYLTSPMAYLIGAAFLLLTGITFNSDLLASISVKPLDPAAVPSLLASILILFSPLLTMRLLAEEEREGTMELLLTAPVTDSSIVIGKFLSAWAFYTILLLLTLIYQVIAISISFPDISHMLGSYLGIWIYGGATLAIGTLFSATTENQILAAFLSLTTLFILYYGDNISQLISDVRVADVLFNLTLRGHFMASFAIGVLRAEDLVYYAGIIAIALFVAIQVVSSRRWR, translated from the coding sequence ATGCGCGCAACTTGGCTGATCTTCAGGCGAGAGATGGGGCAATACCTCACATCGCCTATGGCCTATTTAATTGGTGCAGCTTTTTTGCTGCTGACGGGCATCACGTTCAACAGTGATTTACTCGCAAGCATCAGCGTCAAACCGCTTGACCCTGCTGCTGTGCCGTCCCTACTTGCCAGCATCCTTATTTTGTTCTCGCCATTACTCACAATGCGCCTCCTCGCAGAAGAAGAGCGTGAAGGCACAATGGAGCTGCTGTTGACTGCCCCGGTGACAGATAGCAGCATTGTCATAGGTAAGTTTTTGAGTGCCTGGGCCTTCTATACAATACTGCTCTTGCTCACACTGATTTATCAGGTGATTGCTATAAGCATCTCCTTCCCTGATATCAGCCATATGCTAGGCAGCTATCTAGGCATCTGGATTTATGGTGGGGCCACTCTCGCAATCGGGACGTTGTTTAGTGCGACCACAGAAAACCAGATTCTGGCCGCTTTTCTCAGTCTAACAACGCTCTTTATCCTTTATTATGGCGATAACATCAGCCAACTTATCAGTGACGTGCGTGTTGCTGATGTCCTCTTTAATCTGACGTTACGCGGCCACTTCATGGCTTCCTTCGCCATTGGTGTCTTACGCGCTGAAGATCTCGTTTATTATGCAGGCATTATCGCGATTGCTCTCTTCGTCGCGATACAGGTCGTATCTTCGCGGAGGTGGCGCTAA
- a CDS encoding ABC transporter ATP-binding protein — translation MIEVTNLVKKYGNVAAVDGISFSANPGEIVGLLGPNGAGKTTTMRVLTGYMPVTSGTVKVDGFDVMEDSMQVRQRVGYMPEQVPIYPDMTVESYVLYWARLRRTQNAKARTQEVLTQFGLLDRRKKLVRSLSKGLRQRLGLAQALVHNPPVIILDEPTIGIDPKQVVEVRDVVKSLRSQHTILFSSHILSEVEQICDRVVIIDKGHIVAAGSTDILRQKYQHGVNFYVKFAGDTSELGEMLAALPGINSVEAHEGGFIVHGTDNDAIRHTLMNAVAANNLDLMEMRPVDTRLEDIFMQLVN, via the coding sequence ATGATTGAAGTCACAAATCTGGTGAAGAAATACGGCAACGTGGCCGCTGTCGACGGCATCAGCTTTAGTGCAAACCCCGGCGAGATCGTCGGCTTGCTCGGCCCCAATGGCGCAGGCAAAACCACAACGATGCGCGTGCTGACAGGCTACATGCCTGTCACCTCTGGCACGGTGAAAGTCGACGGATTCGATGTCATGGAAGATTCGATGCAAGTGCGACAGCGCGTCGGCTATATGCCAGAACAAGTACCTATCTACCCGGATATGACCGTTGAAAGTTATGTCCTCTACTGGGCGAGGCTGCGTCGCACACAAAACGCGAAAGCTCGCACACAGGAGGTGCTAACGCAATTTGGCCTACTTGATCGGCGCAAAAAGCTGGTACGCAGCCTTTCTAAAGGCCTGCGGCAGCGGCTTGGTCTGGCACAGGCGTTGGTACACAATCCACCTGTCATTATCCTGGATGAACCGACGATTGGCATTGATCCGAAGCAGGTGGTTGAAGTTCGTGATGTCGTCAAGAGCCTGAGAAGCCAGCATACGATTCTGTTCAGTAGCCACATTTTGTCAGAAGTCGAGCAGATCTGCGACCGAGTCGTTATCATCGATAAGGGGCACATTGTCGCGGCAGGCAGTACAGATATTCTCCGGCAAAAGTACCAGCACGGCGTGAATTTCTACGTCAAGTTTGCTGGTGACACAAGCGAACTCGGAGAGATGTTAGCAGCCTTACCCGGCATCAACAGTGTTGAGGCCCATGAAGGCGGCTTTATCGTGCATGGCACAGATAATGACGCAATCCGCCATACCCTTATGAACGCCGTCGCGGCAAACAACCTGGACCTTATGGAAATGCGTCCGGTCGATACCCGGCTGGAAGACATCTTCATGCAATTAGTGAACTAA
- a CDS encoding sigma-70 family RNA polymerase sigma factor, producing MVETTLQKDQVRAQLMEKARRQGFITYDDILAMMPDVERDVALLDDLMDELLEADIEVVPGSGAPNTDNAGVAVDLNDDVSEEDMEDDEEEDDDELQALKFRNDLIEDAGYQAALDTDDVVGLYLKEAGRVPLLTAEEEVSLAKRMEAAVWAREKLEREGEELLWSEEQSLREVVMDGDAAQEHLIRANARLVISVAKKYIGRGVPFLDLIQEGNIGLIRATNKFEYQRGHKFSTYATWWIRQAVSRAVADQGRTIRVPVHMGDQLNRMRRVQLQLLQELGRDPKIEELAAGMETTPDKVENLLEISRRPVSLETPIDDDGDSTFGDFVEDANSPAPAEEVASHLLQEQLQQALDKLPPREAQILRLRYGLADGRVYTLEEVGQTIGVTRERVRQLEAQALNRLRQSSAHVILKDYLFES from the coding sequence ATGGTGGAAACAACGCTACAGAAGGACCAGGTACGGGCGCAGTTAATGGAAAAGGCGCGCCGTCAGGGCTTTATCACTTACGACGATATTCTGGCTATGATGCCGGATGTTGAGCGTGATGTGGCATTGCTCGATGATCTGATGGATGAACTCTTAGAAGCTGATATTGAGGTTGTGCCAGGGTCTGGCGCACCCAATACAGACAATGCAGGCGTTGCTGTCGACCTCAACGACGATGTCTCCGAAGAAGATATGGAAGACGATGAGGAAGAAGACGACGACGAACTACAGGCACTCAAGTTCCGCAACGATCTGATTGAGGATGCCGGTTATCAGGCAGCGCTCGATACAGACGATGTGGTGGGCCTCTATCTGAAGGAAGCTGGCCGCGTGCCGCTGCTGACCGCTGAAGAGGAAGTCTCCCTCGCGAAGCGGATGGAAGCCGCCGTTTGGGCGCGTGAAAAGCTGGAACGTGAAGGCGAAGAACTGCTCTGGTCTGAAGAGCAGTCCCTGCGCGAAGTGGTCATGGACGGCGATGCCGCCCAGGAACACCTGATCCGCGCAAATGCACGTCTCGTTATCAGCGTCGCCAAGAAGTACATTGGTCGCGGAGTCCCCTTCCTTGACTTGATTCAGGAAGGCAACATCGGCCTGATCCGCGCGACGAACAAATTTGAGTATCAGCGTGGGCATAAGTTCAGCACCTACGCCACATGGTGGATTCGTCAAGCAGTCAGCCGTGCTGTTGCTGACCAGGGCCGCACAATCCGCGTGCCCGTCCACATGGGCGATCAGCTGAACCGGATGCGCCGTGTTCAGTTGCAGTTGCTGCAAGAACTGGGCCGCGATCCAAAGATCGAGGAATTGGCCGCCGGTATGGAGACCACACCGGATAAGGTCGAGAATCTGTTAGAGATTTCTCGTCGCCCGGTCAGCCTCGAGACACCGATTGATGACGATGGTGACAGCACCTTCGGCGATTTCGTCGAAGATGCCAATAGCCCCGCCCCGGCGGAAGAAGTCGCATCGCATCTGCTGCAGGAGCAACTCCAGCAGGCATTGGACAAGCTCCCCCCGCGCGAAGCGCAGATTCTGCGCCTGCGTTATGGGCTGGCGGATGGTCGTGTCTACACATTGGAAGAAGTTGGCCAGACAATCGGCGTCACGCGCGAACGTGTCCGCCAATTGGAAGCACAGGCACTCAATCGCCTGCGCCAGTCTTCCGCCCACGTCATTCTCAAAGATTATCTCTTTGAGAGTTAG
- a CDS encoding aspartate aminotransferase family protein → MSENTDAQAVIQAEHDYLVQTYVRPDFVLQHGDGMTLYDDAGNAYTDWVAGIAVNALGYNDAGIAAAMQQQTATGIIHTSNLYFTEPQVRLAKALVEKSFADRVFFSNSGAEANEGALKFARRVAYDSGNANKVEVVTFSEAFHGRTLAALSLTPKEKYQKPYKPLMDHVVVAEFNNIESAKGAINANTAAVILEPIQGEGGINVATDAFLQVVRDLCDEHQAILIFDEIQCGMGRSGTLWAYEQTPVVPDIMTLAKPLAGGLPIGAILCTEEIASHLKPGDHGSTFAGGPLVTNVASYILERISQPQFLAHIKEVGDYLLERLEELNSPLIVDVRGRGLMCAMELKVEVAPVIKAGYENGLLMVNAGTNTIRFVPPLIAEKSDVDELVEKVTAILEVVHA, encoded by the coding sequence ATGAGTGAAAACACGGATGCACAAGCCGTTATTCAGGCTGAACATGATTATCTCGTACAGACATATGTACGGCCTGATTTTGTGTTGCAGCACGGTGACGGTATGACGCTCTATGATGATGCCGGGAATGCTTATACCGATTGGGTGGCTGGGATTGCCGTTAACGCGCTTGGCTATAACGATGCTGGGATTGCCGCTGCGATGCAGCAGCAGACCGCGACAGGCATTATCCATACCAGCAACTTATATTTCACAGAGCCACAGGTGCGCTTAGCAAAGGCCCTGGTGGAAAAATCATTCGCTGATCGTGTTTTCTTCAGCAATAGCGGCGCGGAAGCCAATGAAGGCGCGCTCAAATTCGCTCGGCGTGTCGCTTATGACAGCGGCAATGCCAATAAGGTCGAGGTCGTCACCTTTAGTGAAGCGTTCCATGGACGGACGTTAGCAGCGCTTTCCTTAACGCCTAAAGAAAAATACCAGAAGCCCTATAAACCGCTGATGGATCATGTTGTTGTGGCGGAGTTTAACAATATCGAGAGTGCTAAGGGCGCTATCAATGCCAATACTGCTGCTGTCATTCTGGAACCGATCCAGGGTGAGGGCGGTATCAATGTTGCGACAGATGCATTTTTGCAGGTTGTGCGTGATCTGTGTGATGAGCATCAAGCTATCCTCATCTTCGATGAAATCCAATGTGGTATGGGGCGTAGTGGCACCTTATGGGCTTATGAACAAACCCCTGTTGTGCCGGATATTATGACGCTGGCAAAGCCCTTAGCCGGTGGGCTGCCTATCGGTGCGATTCTCTGTACAGAAGAAATTGCCTCACATCTGAAGCCAGGGGATCATGGCTCGACATTTGCGGGTGGGCCGTTGGTCACGAATGTTGCCAGCTACATCCTTGAACGCATCAGCCAACCACAATTCCTGGCACACATTAAGGAAGTGGGGGATTACCTTCTTGAACGACTGGAAGAACTGAATAGCCCGTTGATTGTAGATGTGCGTGGGCGTGGTTTGATGTGTGCGATGGAGCTTAAGGTAGAAGTCGCACCCGTTATCAAAGCAGGTTATGAAAACGGCTTGCTGATGGTCAATGCGGGGACCAATACAATTCGCTTTGTGCCGCCGCTCATCGCTGAAAAATCCGATGTTGATGAACTCGTTGAAAAAGTGACTGCCATTTTGGAGGTTGTCCATGCCTAG
- the argC gene encoding N-acetyl-gamma-glutamyl-phosphate reductase, with protein sequence MSDKIRVGIYGAAGYAGQDMVELMLRHPNIRLVFGTSSTDAGEFIPYTDLRYIPPEEAIIEDADLVVLALPHGASAQVAKQALDAGVRVIDLSADLRLDTPEAYKTWYGLDHPYPELLNAPYGLPEINRDNIRGTLAVGAPGCYPTTTLLGLYPLLATEALDPGAPVIVDAKSGVTGAGRSPKANTHFVEVYGNLTPYKTGRKHRHVGEIEQEMHKITTQCGPLIFTPHLLPVARGLMASIYVTLNPTMTSDRVHSLYTNHYADEPLVKVLPLGADATLRDAVLSNHCAISITPVTETHVLITSVTDNLRKGASSQGLQCFNLMYGFEETLALI encoded by the coding sequence ATGAGCGATAAAATCCGGGTCGGCATCTATGGGGCTGCTGGTTATGCCGGGCAAGATATGGTCGAGCTGATGCTGCGGCATCCGAATATCCGTCTGGTGTTTGGGACTTCTAGCACGGATGCAGGTGAGTTTATTCCCTATACCGATCTTCGTTATATTCCGCCTGAAGAAGCGATTATCGAAGATGCGGACCTTGTTGTGCTGGCATTACCTCATGGCGCATCTGCACAAGTCGCCAAGCAAGCGCTGGATGCTGGTGTCCGCGTGATTGACCTATCGGCTGATTTGCGCTTGGATACGCCGGAAGCCTACAAAACCTGGTATGGCCTGGATCATCCTTATCCTGAATTGTTGAATGCACCTTATGGCCTGCCTGAAATCAACCGGGATAATATCCGGGGCACATTGGCTGTTGGCGCTCCTGGTTGCTACCCGACAACGACACTCCTCGGCCTTTATCCGTTATTAGCGACAGAAGCGCTTGATCCTGGTGCACCTGTGATCGTCGATGCCAAGTCCGGCGTTACGGGGGCAGGGCGCTCTCCAAAAGCAAATACCCACTTTGTCGAAGTTTATGGCAATTTAACGCCTTATAAAACAGGTCGTAAGCATCGCCACGTCGGCGAAATTGAACAGGAGATGCATAAGATCACAACCCAGTGTGGGCCGCTGATCTTTACCCCGCATTTGCTGCCTGTGGCTCGTGGTTTGATGGCGAGTATCTATGTCACGCTGAACCCGACGATGACGAGTGATCGTGTTCATAGCCTGTACACCAATCACTACGCTGATGAACCGCTGGTTAAGGTGTTGCCCCTGGGCGCAGATGCCACGCTGCGCGATGCCGTCCTGTCGAATCATTGCGCTATCAGCATTACACCTGTGACGGAAACGCATGTGCTCATCACCAGCGTGACCGATAACTTGCGTAAGGGTGCTTCTTCGCAGGGGTTACAGTGCTTCAATCTGATGTATGGTTTTGAAGAGACGTTGGCGCTCATATAA